TCACCGGCAATATCGGCATCTATCATTTGCGGGGCTGCCCGAGCTATCCGGCGACGACGAAACCAGACCGCTGGTTCTGCTCGGAGGACGACGCGCAGGCTGCCGGCTTCCGCAAGGCGTACAATTGTCGTCGGCCGAAATGAGAGAGGTCGGTTCACGCAACTGTGAGCGGTAGCCGGAGACAGTATTGATCCGGAATTGAACTCTATCGGGAGTTGTTGCATCTCATATATGTGCGCCGGCACCTGGTGCTGGCGCCTCCTTGGCAGCAATCCGGCTCCGGCCCGATTGTCCTTGCTTGGGCGTTTCCTCCCTAGACTTGGGCCGCTTGTTCATCGCAAGCGGCTCTTTTTCTTTGGCCCAAGCTAGCTGCGCATCTGCATGATCTGGTCCATCGGCGGCATGTTCTGATTGAGGTGCGCCATGATCCAGACCGTTCCGCCAACGACCAGGAAGACGACCAGGAGGCCGAAGGCGAGTGCCAGCACGTTGTTGGTGTTGTCCGGGCCCGTCGTGATGTGCAGGAAGAATACCAGATGCACGCCCATCTGCGCGATCGCGAGCACGATCAGCGCGACGGGAATCGAAGGCTGCCAGACCAGATCCGTGCCGGCGATGAAGAACGACGTCGCGGTCAGGAGCAGCGCCAGGACGAGGCCGACGACATAGCCTAGGATTCGCTCGCCGACGCTGTGTTGTTCTTCCTCGCCCGGTGCAAGGTCGTGCCCAACCGGCACATGCGTTAGATCGCTCATGGCGCGCCTCCAAGCAGGTAGACGACGGAAAAGACTGCGACCCAGATGATGTCGAGCGCGTGCCAGAACAGCGCGAAGCACATCATGCGGCGCAGGATATCGGCGCGAAAGCCCTTGGCAAAGACCTGGGCCATCATGGTGAGGAGCCACAGCACGCCGGCAGACACATGCAGGCCGTGGCACCCGACGAGCGAGAAGAACGCGGTCAGGAACGCGCTGCGCGACGGTCCGTAGCCGCGGGACACCAGATCGGCGAATTCGCGAAATTCGATGCTGAGGAACGCAAGCCCGAGCACGCAGGTCACGGCCATGCCGAGATAGAACCAGAACCGGTTGCGCACGTCGGCGGCAATGCTCGCCATGCCGCAGGTGAAGCTCGACAGTAGCAGGCAGACCGTCTCGATCGCCACGTTCCTCTGCTCGAAAATCTCCGAGCCCTTCGGGCCATCGGCGGTCTGGCTGACCAGCACCGCATAGGCCGCGAAAAAGCAGGAGAACATCACGATGTCGGAGAGCAGGAAGACCCAGAAGCCATAGGCCGTGACGATGCGTTTCGGCGCCGGCCCGGCATGCTCGGCGACCCGGCCGATATGGTGCGGGTCGGTACGCGCGTGGCCATAGGTTGCTGTCATCGCCATCAGATGGCTCCCGCCATGCTGACAAGGCTGCGACGCTCCTCGATATTGACGCGATCGATCCGCGCGACCTCGGCCGCGGGTATGACGTATTCGTCATGGTCGCGCCAGGCGAACACGACGAAGGTCGCGAACGCGCCGAGGACGCCCAGGATCACCATCCACCAGATGTGCCAGATCAGCGCAAAGCCCGTGATCGTGGCGAAGAAAGCGCAGACGAATCCGGTCGGTGAGTTCCGCGGCATCTCGATATCCTCGTATTCGGGCTCGGCATGATGAGCGAGCTGCTGCTCCTTGGCGTGCTGCTTCATCGCCCAATAGGCATCCTCGCCGCGTACATCGGGATGGAAGGCGAAGTTGAACACCGGCGGCGGCGACGAGGTCGCCCACTCCAGCGAGCGGCCGTCCCAGGGGTCGCCGGTGCGGTCGCGCAGGGCCGCGCGGTTGCGGATACTGACCACGAGCTGCATGACCTGGCAGACGACGCCGATCGTCAGCACCGCCATGCCGATCGCCGCCACCAGCATCCAGGGCCGCCAGGCCGCGACGTCGTAATGCTGCATGCGCCGCGTCATGCCCAGCATGCCCACGACATAGAGCGGCATGAAGGTGATCCAGAAGCCGGTGAAGGTGAACCAGAACCCCGCCTTGCCCCAGCGCTCGTCGAGACGGAAGCCGAACGCCTTCGGGAACCAGTATTCGAAGCCGGCGAAGGCGCCGAACAGCACGCCGCCGATGATGACGTTGTGGAAGTGCGCGACCAGGAACATGCTGTTGTGGAGCACGAAGTCGGCTGGCGGCACCGCCACGAGGACGCCGGTCAGCCCGCCGATGATGAACGTCACCATGAAGCCGACGGACCACAGCATCGGCGTCGCGAAGCGGATGCGGCCGCCATACATCGTGAACAGCCAGTTGTAGATCTTCACCCCCGTCGGCACCGCGATGATCATGCTGGCGATGCCGAAGATGGCGTTGACGTCGGGCCCCGCGCCCATCGTGAAGAAGTGATGCAGCCAGACCATGAAGGAGATGACGCAGATCGCCATGGTAGCGAGGACCATCGAGCG
The DNA window shown above is from Bradyrhizobium sp. CB1650 and carries:
- the cyoD gene encoding cytochrome o ubiquinol oxidase subunit IV, with amino-acid sequence MSDLTHVPVGHDLAPGEEEQHSVGERILGYVVGLVLALLLTATSFFIAGTDLVWQPSIPVALIVLAIAQMGVHLVFFLHITTGPDNTNNVLALAFGLLVVFLVVGGTVWIMAHLNQNMPPMDQIMQMRS
- a CDS encoding cytochrome (ubi)quinol oxidase subunit III, which encodes MAMTATYGHARTDPHHIGRVAEHAGPAPKRIVTAYGFWVFLLSDIVMFSCFFAAYAVLVSQTADGPKGSEIFEQRNVAIETVCLLLSSFTCGMASIAADVRNRFWFYLGMAVTCVLGLAFLSIEFREFADLVSRGYGPSRSAFLTAFFSLVGCHGLHVSAGVLWLLTMMAQVFAKGFRADILRRMMCFALFWHALDIIWVAVFSVVYLLGGAP
- the cyoB gene encoding cytochrome o ubiquinol oxidase subunit I, producing the protein MLGKLDWSAIPFGQPIPLVAGAVVLVAILGVLIWVVVKGHLPYLWHEWITSVDHKRIGVMYVLLASVMLLRGGSDAIMMRIQQAIAYQSQGYLPPEHYNQIFSAHGTIMIFFVAMPFVIGLMNLVVPLQLGVRDVAFPTLNSVGFWLTATGALLVNVSLVVGEFARTGWLAFPPLSELSYSPGVGVDYYAWSLQISGVGTLVAGINLVTTVLKLRTRGMNYLRMPMFCWTTLASNLLIVAAFPILTATLAMLLLDRYLGFHFFTNEAGGNVMMFMNLIWAWGHPEVYILVLPAFGIYSEVVSTFSGKPLFGYRSMVLATMAICVISFMVWLHHFFTMGAGPDVNAIFGIASMIIAVPTGVKIYNWLFTMYGGRIRFATPMLWSVGFMVTFIIGGLTGVLVAVPPADFVLHNSMFLVAHFHNVIIGGVLFGAFAGFEYWFPKAFGFRLDERWGKAGFWFTFTGFWITFMPLYVVGMLGMTRRMQHYDVAAWRPWMLVAAIGMAVLTIGVVCQVMQLVVSIRNRAALRDRTGDPWDGRSLEWATSSPPPVFNFAFHPDVRGEDAYWAMKQHAKEQQLAHHAEPEYEDIEMPRNSPTGFVCAFFATITGFALIWHIWWMVILGVLGAFATFVVFAWRDHDEYVIPAAEVARIDRVNIEERRSLVSMAGAI